One Dialister invisus DSM 15470 genomic region harbors:
- the speC gene encoding ornithine decarboxylase — translation MQEHLKIAYSRKALETFGAVEKRDIVDVFQTDFTDVAAVVVTDEDGDALRNPRIHAFEIPVFLILSAAGKKHDELIGQAYSIIDPTDGDHHLYARQIEGAADRYESGLLPPFFKQLMEYVERGNTQFDCPGHQGGAYFRKHPAGRIFYNFYGENTFRADLCNADVAMGDLLIHEGPALEAQRHAARVFHADKTYFVLTGTSGANKVVLDALLAPGDIVLYERNNHKSISYGALIQAGAVPVYLETARNPFGSIGGILEHCFNEEYIRMVIAEKDKKKAKAKRPVRVAVIQLGNYDGCIYNARQIVEKIGHLCDYIYFDSAWVGYEQFIPMLRDCSPLLLNLGPDDPGIIVSQSVHKHQAGFSMSSQIHKKDAHIKGQERYLPHKRLNNSFMVNASTSPFYQVFASLDMNARIQEGEGGALLWKECMELSVEARKAVIRNCKYLKPLVPPVVHGKNWEEWDTEEIINDIAYFTFEPGGKWHSFQGYGKGQYFIDPMKLLFTTPGINVETGRYEKFGIPGIVLANYLRENAVIPEKCDLNDILFIITPAETKAKINNLISRILHFEAFVDNDAPMAKVLPNIYHTYQDKYAGYTIRRLCQEMHDFYKERKVNVLQKHLFLKNYFPIYSMSPQEANYELVRGHGELIDLAEAEGCVALEGGVPYPPGVPCIQPGEKWSKTAIAYFMALAEVFNLFPGFTPELQGVYMERAADGKFHVYAQVLKKEYEKIL, via the coding sequence ATGCAGGAGCATTTAAAGATAGCTTACTCGAGAAAAGCGTTGGAAACTTTCGGCGCGGTAGAGAAAAGGGATATTGTAGATGTATTTCAAACGGATTTTACCGATGTGGCCGCTGTGGTGGTGACTGATGAGGACGGGGATGCACTACGAAATCCGCGGATCCATGCTTTTGAGATTCCTGTGTTTCTGATCCTGTCGGCTGCAGGTAAAAAACATGATGAATTGATCGGGCAGGCATACAGTATTATCGATCCTACCGATGGGGATCACCATTTATATGCGCGGCAGATTGAAGGCGCCGCAGATCGATACGAGAGCGGGCTGCTGCCTCCTTTTTTCAAACAACTGATGGAATATGTGGAGCGGGGAAATACGCAGTTTGACTGTCCCGGGCATCAGGGGGGAGCTTATTTCAGAAAACATCCTGCGGGAAGAATATTCTATAATTTTTACGGCGAGAATACCTTTCGTGCCGATCTCTGCAATGCAGATGTGGCTATGGGGGATCTTCTCATTCATGAGGGCCCGGCGTTAGAGGCTCAGCGTCACGCGGCGCGTGTTTTTCATGCGGATAAGACATATTTTGTCCTTACCGGTACATCGGGGGCCAATAAGGTCGTTCTGGATGCTCTTTTAGCGCCGGGAGATATTGTTCTTTATGAAAGAAATAACCATAAATCTATCAGCTATGGCGCATTGATACAAGCAGGTGCTGTTCCGGTCTATTTAGAGACGGCGCGGAACCCCTTTGGCTCAATTGGCGGTATCTTAGAACATTGTTTCAATGAAGAATATATCCGCATGGTCATCGCGGAAAAAGATAAAAAGAAGGCGAAGGCAAAACGGCCTGTCAGAGTGGCGGTCATACAGTTGGGAAATTATGACGGCTGCATTTATAATGCCCGTCAGATTGTAGAAAAGATCGGCCATCTCTGCGATTATATCTATTTTGATTCCGCCTGGGTAGGGTATGAGCAGTTCATCCCTATGCTCCGTGACTGCAGTCCGCTGCTTTTGAATCTTGGGCCGGATGATCCGGGAATCATCGTATCCCAGTCCGTCCACAAGCATCAGGCGGGGTTTTCCATGTCATCCCAGATTCATAAAAAAGATGCGCATATTAAAGGACAGGAACGGTACTTGCCTCATAAACGCTTGAATAATTCTTTCATGGTGAATGCGTCTACATCTCCTTTTTATCAGGTTTTTGCATCGCTGGACATGAATGCCCGTATACAGGAGGGAGAAGGCGGAGCGCTTTTGTGGAAAGAATGTATGGAGCTTTCCGTGGAAGCGAGAAAGGCAGTTATCCGCAACTGCAAGTATCTGAAGCCTCTCGTTCCTCCTGTGGTTCACGGCAAGAATTGGGAAGAATGGGATACGGAAGAAATTATTAATGATATTGCTTATTTTACTTTTGAACCGGGCGGGAAATGGCATTCTTTTCAGGGATACGGGAAAGGACAGTATTTTATTGATCCTATGAAACTTCTCTTTACTACGCCGGGAATCAATGTAGAAACCGGACGGTATGAAAAGTTCGGGATCCCCGGGATTGTGCTTGCTAATTATCTCAGGGAAAATGCCGTGATTCCCGAAAAATGCGATTTAAATGATATTCTCTTTATCATAACGCCGGCGGAAACTAAGGCGAAGATTAATAACCTGATTTCAAGGATTCTCCATTTTGAAGCATTTGTAGATAATGATGCCCCTATGGCAAAGGTTCTTCCCAATATTTATCATACGTATCAGGATAAGTATGCAGGATATACGATTCGCCGGCTTTGCCAGGAAATGCATGATTTTTATAAGGAACGTAAGGTCAATGTCCTCCAAAAACATTTGTTTCTGAAAAACTATTTTCCCATATACAGTATGAGCCCGCAGGAAGCGAATTATGAGCTTGTCCGCGGACATGGCGAGCTGATCGATTTAGCAGAAGCGGAGGGGTGCGTGGCATTGGAAGGGGGAGTTCCTTATCCGCCGGGGGTTCCTTGCATTCAGCCGGGGGAAAAATGGTCGAAGACGGCTATTGCTTATTTCATGGCACTGGCAGAAGTATTCAATCTTTTTCCGGGTTTCACTCCGGAACTGCAGGGGGTATATATGGAGCGGGCAGCTGATGGGAAGTTCCATGTGTATGCCCAGGTACTAAAAAAGGAGTATGAAAAAATCTTATAA
- the potE gene encoding putrescine-ornithine antiporter, whose product MSQSNKMSVMQLTILTAVNMMGSGIIMLPTKLAQVGALSIVSWLVTAVGSMCLAYVFAKCGMYSKKGGGMGGYAEYSFGKAGNFMANYTYGVSLVFANTAIAISAVGYACGFLGTTLNPLFTAIATIGVLWLATVLNFGGPKYTGGVSSITVWGVIIPCIGLAVIGWGWFSTDMYIANWNVNNMAFGEAATNSITMTLWAFLGMESACANADAVDNPEVNVPKAVLGGTLLAAACYIVSTNIMFGIVPASELLKSTAPFGMVFAHMFGGTVGHIIMGLMVLSCFGSLLGWQFTIANVFKAGADEGYFPAFLQKITSKGAPIVGMVTITCIQSLFGLMTISPSLNEQFETLVNLATITNIIPYLLCMAAIIVIMKAAGHEGSELKTTTFIAFIASIYSLYACYASGFEAMTYGAIVTFLGWTLYGFASDKFDLEKAKEDNSKIA is encoded by the coding sequence ATGAGTCAAAGCAATAAAATGAGCGTTATGCAACTCACCATCCTGACAGCAGTGAACATGATGGGTTCCGGCATTATCATGCTCCCTACCAAACTGGCCCAGGTAGGCGCGCTTTCTATCGTATCCTGGCTGGTTACCGCAGTGGGCTCCATGTGTCTGGCTTATGTATTTGCCAAATGCGGCATGTACAGTAAAAAAGGTGGCGGCATGGGCGGCTATGCGGAATATTCTTTTGGGAAAGCCGGTAACTTCATGGCTAATTACACCTACGGCGTTTCTCTGGTTTTCGCAAATACTGCGATCGCCATTTCTGCTGTAGGTTACGCCTGCGGATTTCTCGGCACCACGCTTAATCCGCTCTTCACGGCTATCGCCACAATAGGCGTACTTTGGCTGGCTACCGTCCTAAACTTCGGCGGTCCGAAATATACCGGCGGCGTTTCCTCCATTACCGTATGGGGCGTCATTATCCCATGTATCGGACTTGCTGTTATCGGCTGGGGCTGGTTCTCAACCGATATGTATATAGCCAACTGGAATGTGAATAATATGGCTTTCGGCGAAGCGGCCACAAACTCCATTACCATGACCCTTTGGGCATTCCTCGGTATGGAATCCGCCTGTGCCAACGCCGATGCTGTTGACAATCCGGAAGTTAATGTGCCGAAAGCCGTTCTTGGCGGCACACTCCTTGCGGCAGCCTGCTACATCGTTTCCACAAATATCATGTTCGGAATCGTTCCCGCATCTGAACTTCTGAAATCCACCGCGCCTTTCGGAATGGTATTTGCCCACATGTTCGGCGGCACAGTAGGGCACATCATCATGGGACTCATGGTTCTCTCCTGCTTCGGTTCCCTCCTTGGCTGGCAGTTTACCATCGCCAACGTATTCAAAGCTGGTGCTGATGAAGGCTACTTCCCTGCATTCCTGCAGAAGATTACATCCAAAGGCGCACCGATCGTGGGTATGGTTACAATTACCTGCATCCAGTCTCTCTTTGGCCTCATGACTATCAGCCCTTCCCTGAATGAACAGTTTGAAACATTGGTCAATTTGGCAACAATTACCAATATTATTCCTTACCTTCTCTGCATGGCCGCCATTATCGTTATCATGAAAGCCGCCGGCCACGAGGGAAGCGAATTAAAGACAACGACCTTCATTGCTTTCATTGCTTCCATCTACAGTCTCTATGCATGCTATGCTTCCGGATTTGAAGCAATGACTTACGGTGCGATTGTTACCTTCTTAGGCTGGACCCTCTACGGATTTGCTTCTGACAAATTTGATTTGGAAAAAGCAAAAGAAGATAACAGCAAAATAGCTTAA
- the mazG gene encoding nucleoside triphosphate pyrophosphohydrolase → MRKLLENGILTEKDSFALVNAEEAEHISLPFYGTLIITGAEDEERQKCIFIRLMKICDETTPITTLMYNGKILKCTIKEFNNKIIFPVKAVILKSSEIIKKEMEKFTLKPIIDTMKTLREPGGCPWDRSQNHMTLRTYFLQEVYEVIDAIEENDILNLKEELGDVLLQVVFHARIAEENGEFSMQDVVDGIANKMVKRHPFVFEKMSKEDLFAVIKNWEKRKRKEKNRKYLLSGIPKCLPSLLLACIIQKKVSSVGIYDLTAFREDEKPLWMNATQREVQTGNRMGEESAGAYLFELARVMQEKGIDPELSLHSFCVNLMRRFSEFEDGIRGCGSFDALSQERLEELWREFNAKV, encoded by the coding sequence ATGCGTAAGCTTTTAGAAAATGGGATACTTACGGAGAAAGATTCTTTTGCTCTTGTGAATGCGGAAGAGGCGGAACATATTTCTTTGCCTTTTTACGGTACGTTGATTATTACCGGTGCGGAAGATGAAGAACGACAGAAGTGTATTTTTATCCGGTTGATGAAAATATGTGATGAAACGACACCGATTACTACATTAATGTATAATGGAAAAATTCTTAAATGTACAATTAAAGAATTTAATAACAAAATTATATTTCCTGTGAAGGCAGTGATACTTAAATCTTCAGAAATCATAAAAAAAGAGATGGAAAAATTCACTTTAAAACCGATTATTGATACGATGAAAACTCTTCGGGAACCAGGAGGGTGTCCCTGGGACCGGAGTCAGAATCATATGACGCTGCGGACATATTTTCTCCAGGAGGTATATGAAGTTATTGATGCTATCGAAGAAAATGACATATTAAATTTGAAAGAAGAATTAGGTGATGTACTTCTTCAAGTCGTTTTTCACGCGCGGATTGCAGAAGAAAATGGAGAGTTTTCTATGCAGGATGTGGTAGACGGTATCGCAAATAAAATGGTGAAACGCCATCCCTTTGTATTCGAAAAAATGAGCAAAGAAGACCTTTTTGCGGTGATTAAAAATTGGGAAAAACGTAAAAGAAAAGAAAAAAACAGGAAATATCTGCTTTCCGGAATACCAAAATGCTTGCCAAGTCTGCTTTTAGCGTGTATAATTCAAAAGAAAGTTAGTTCTGTAGGGATTTATGACCTCACGGCTTTTCGTGAAGATGAAAAGCCGCTCTGGATGAATGCCACTCAAAGAGAGGTACAGACAGGGAATAGAATGGGGGAAGAAAGTGCAGGAGCGTACCTTTTTGAGCTTGCCCGTGTCATGCAGGAAAAGGGAATTGATCCGGAACTTTCGTTACACTCTTTTTGTGTGAATCTCATGCGGCGCTTCAGCGAATTTGAGGACGGTATCAGAGGATGCGGATCTTTTGATGCCTTGTCTCAGGAGAGGCTGGAAGAACTGTGGCGGGAATTCAATGCGAAAGTGTAA
- a CDS encoding putative polysaccharide biosynthesis protein produces the protein MRKNSFIQGALILTVAGIIVKFIGAFSRIYLSRLLGGEGIGLYQMAYPIYMLCLSISSAGLPVAISIMVAERNAVNDYWGGQKVFRISMTALTLTGIVFSALLYFGADWLVHSGVVTDERAYWSLIALSPAVLCATLLASLRGYFQGLQMMTPTAVSQIVEQLVRVVTMIALAIVLMPYGLEYGAAGATFGAAPGAFIGILVLIACYFMTKSWRRELASRQDSHIKPLGVGTILKRLLILAVPVSLANIMLPVVSSIDLFIVPRRLAVAGFSVEEATTLFGYLTGMATALVNMPTIVTASLAASLVPVISEAVAQNKSETILKRTHTAMRLANLITIPSFVGMCVIATPISAMLYAIPDAGPCIAVMSFGVFLLGVQQVTTGVLQGMGKTAVPFINMVVSAAVKVFLSWNLTAMPSWGVLGAAWATNADFGVAALLNLFFLYKYRRYMMDIMHTVKLFIAAGIMGAVAYGVYTGLYGIIHSNTLSTLAAICASGIVYCMAAIMLRAVKGEDVASIPKIGGKMAALIDRCSIVKK, from the coding sequence GTGCGTAAAAATTCATTTATTCAGGGTGCCCTCATCTTGACCGTTGCGGGGATCATTGTGAAGTTTATCGGGGCATTCAGCAGAATTTATCTGTCAAGGCTTCTTGGCGGAGAAGGGATCGGCCTCTACCAGATGGCCTATCCCATTTATATGCTGTGCCTTTCCATCTCATCGGCAGGACTTCCCGTGGCCATTTCCATCATGGTGGCGGAAAGAAACGCGGTGAATGATTATTGGGGCGGACAGAAGGTATTCCGTATCTCTATGACGGCACTTACCCTTACGGGTATCGTATTCAGCGCTCTTTTATATTTTGGTGCGGACTGGCTCGTCCATTCAGGTGTCGTAACTGATGAGAGAGCCTATTGGTCACTCATCGCTTTATCTCCTGCGGTACTTTGCGCTACGCTTCTGGCATCGCTCCGCGGGTATTTCCAGGGGCTCCAGATGATGACGCCTACCGCTGTTTCGCAGATTGTCGAACAGCTTGTTCGTGTTGTCACAATGATTGCTCTTGCCATTGTGCTCATGCCTTACGGTTTGGAATACGGTGCGGCCGGTGCTACTTTTGGTGCGGCACCCGGTGCATTTATCGGTATCCTCGTACTTATTGCCTGCTATTTTATGACAAAGAGCTGGCGGAGAGAACTGGCATCCCGGCAGGATTCTCATATAAAGCCTCTTGGTGTTGGAACGATTCTGAAACGCCTTTTGATACTGGCAGTCCCCGTTTCGCTGGCCAATATTATGCTTCCTGTTGTATCGAGTATTGATCTTTTCATTGTGCCCCGCCGCCTGGCCGTGGCAGGATTTTCCGTGGAAGAGGCGACCACGCTTTTTGGCTATTTGACAGGTATGGCGACAGCTCTCGTGAATATGCCGACTATTGTTACGGCATCCCTTGCGGCAAGTCTTGTTCCTGTTATTTCCGAGGCGGTGGCACAAAATAAGAGCGAGACGATCCTGAAACGAACGCATACCGCCATGCGGCTGGCGAACTTAATAACGATTCCTTCCTTCGTGGGGATGTGTGTCATCGCTACACCGATCTCTGCCATGCTTTACGCAATTCCTGATGCCGGTCCCTGTATTGCGGTCATGAGTTTCGGCGTGTTTCTTTTGGGCGTGCAGCAGGTCACTACGGGTGTTCTCCAGGGAATGGGAAAGACTGCTGTTCCTTTTATCAATATGGTGGTGAGCGCGGCGGTAAAAGTATTCCTTTCGTGGAATCTGACAGCGATGCCCAGCTGGGGAGTTCTTGGGGCAGCATGGGCGACAAATGCGGATTTCGGTGTGGCGGCTCTCCTAAATTTATTTTTCCTCTATAAGTATCGGCGATACATGATGGATATCATGCATACGGTTAAACTCTTTATCGCGGCAGGGATCATGGGTGCTGTTGCTTATGGCGTGTACACGGGGCTCTATGGGATAATCCACAGCAATACACTGTCTACACTGGCGGCGATTTGCGCAAGCGGCATCGTGTATTGTATGGCTGCCATCATGCTTCGTGCCGTAAAAGGTGAAGATGTGGCAAGTATACCCAAAATTGGCGGAAAAATGGCGGCACTGATTGACCGCTGCAGTATTGTAAAAAAATAG
- a CDS encoding HU family DNA-binding protein — translation MNKTELISAVAQTAEMTKKDSEKAVKAVIDVISQALVKGDKVQLIGFGTFEVRQRKAREGHNPATQKAIKIPASKSPAWRVSKQLKERVNSKKAAKKAKK, via the coding sequence ATGAACAAGACAGAACTCATCAGTGCAGTTGCCCAGACGGCAGAAATGACAAAGAAAGATTCCGAAAAAGCAGTTAAAGCGGTAATCGATGTTATTTCCCAGGCTCTTGTAAAGGGAGATAAGGTTCAGCTTATCGGTTTCGGTACATTCGAAGTCCGCCAGCGCAAAGCCCGTGAAGGCCACAACCCGGCGACCCAGAAAGCTATCAAGATTCCGGCTTCCAAGAGCCCGGCTTGGAGAGTTTCCAAACAGCTGAAAGAAAGAGTAAACTCTAAGAAAGCTGCTAAGAAAGCAAAGAAATAA
- the speF gene encoding ornithine decarboxylase SpeF has protein sequence MKKLKIAYSENALQAFGAIGGREIIDVNNTDYTDVAAVVITEQDSDVLKNEMIGAFKIPVMLIKDADSHVSDEIIKQVYRVIDLNETDHDFYSRQIESAAAHYEENVLPPFFKDLEKYVENGYSQFDCPGHQGGAFFRKHPAGRAFYDFFGENTFRADLCNADVALGDLLIHEGPALSAQKHAARVYNADKTYFVLNGTSTSNKVVLNAVLAPGDIVLFDRNNHKSIDHGALVLAGATPVYLETARNAFGSIGGILEHCFDEEYIRKLVAEKDPVKAKAKRPIRMAVIQLGTYDGCIYNARQVVDKIGHLCDYIFFDSAWVGYEQFIPMMKDCSPLLLELGPEDPGIFVTQSVHKQQAGFSMTSQVHKKDSHIKGQDRYVPHKRVNNAFMMHASTSPLYQLFAALDVNAKMHEGEAGKKLWVEAVKTVIETRKQILRNCHYIRPLVPPVVNGKKWEDGDTEKMANDMDYWAFEPGAKWHGFEGYGKGQYFIDPMKLQFVTCGIDIENGGYEEFGIPGNILANYLRENGIIPEKCDLNDILFLMTPAESKTKMDDLVAKLIRFEKLIDEDAPMAEVLPSIYKAYEDKYKGYTIRQLCQEMHDFYKDRKVFTLQKNLFLHDYLPEYVINPQEAQYEFMRGHGELVDLEQAEGRLALEGALPYPPGVLCIHPGERWSKTAVKYFLDLVEGINQLPGFAPEIQGVYVQEAEDGKKHAYGYVMKKEFDKK, from the coding sequence GTGAAAAAACTAAAGATCGCTTATTCGGAAAATGCTCTCCAAGCTTTCGGCGCCATTGGTGGCCGCGAAATCATCGATGTAAACAATACAGACTACACTGACGTGGCTGCTGTTGTCATTACCGAACAAGATTCTGATGTGCTGAAAAATGAAATGATTGGCGCTTTTAAAATTCCTGTCATGCTTATTAAAGATGCAGACAGCCACGTAAGCGATGAAATAATCAAACAGGTATACCGCGTCATTGATTTAAATGAGACTGATCACGATTTTTATTCCCGCCAGATCGAAAGCGCTGCAGCCCATTATGAAGAAAATGTACTTCCTCCCTTTTTTAAAGACTTAGAGAAGTATGTTGAAAACGGATATTCCCAGTTCGACTGCCCCGGCCACCAAGGCGGTGCTTTCTTCCGTAAACATCCGGCAGGCCGCGCTTTTTACGATTTCTTCGGTGAGAATACATTCCGCGCCGATCTCTGCAATGCGGATGTCGCATTGGGTGATCTCCTCATTCATGAAGGTCCTGCTCTGTCCGCGCAAAAACATGCAGCCCGTGTATACAATGCCGACAAAACATATTTCGTACTGAACGGGACATCTACCTCCAATAAAGTTGTTTTAAATGCGGTTCTCGCTCCTGGTGATATTGTTCTCTTCGACAGAAATAACCACAAATCTATAGACCATGGTGCTCTTGTTCTCGCCGGCGCCACCCCGGTATATCTGGAAACGGCGCGAAACGCTTTCGGTTCTATCGGCGGCATTCTTGAACACTGCTTTGACGAAGAATATATCCGCAAACTCGTTGCCGAAAAAGATCCCGTAAAAGCGAAAGCAAAACGTCCGATCCGCATGGCGGTCATCCAGCTCGGCACATATGACGGCTGCATTTATAATGCCCGTCAGGTTGTCGACAAAATCGGCCATCTCTGCGACTACATATTCTTCGATTCCGCCTGGGTAGGGTATGAGCAGTTCATTCCGATGATGAAAGACTGCAGTCCGCTGCTTTTAGAGCTTGGACCGGAAGATCCGGGGATTTTCGTTACTCAGTCCGTCCACAAACAGCAGGCAGGTTTCTCCATGACTTCCCAGGTACACAAGAAAGACTCCCACATTAAAGGACAAGATCGTTATGTACCGCATAAACGGGTGAACAACGCATTCATGATGCATGCCTCTACATCTCCGCTGTACCAGCTCTTTGCCGCACTTGACGTAAATGCAAAAATGCATGAAGGCGAAGCAGGTAAAAAACTGTGGGTAGAAGCTGTTAAAACCGTTATCGAAACACGTAAGCAGATTCTCCGCAACTGCCACTATATACGTCCTCTCGTTCCGCCTGTTGTAAACGGCAAAAAATGGGAAGATGGCGATACGGAAAAGATGGCAAACGATATGGATTACTGGGCATTTGAACCGGGCGCCAAGTGGCATGGCTTTGAAGGATACGGCAAAGGACAGTATTTCATCGACCCGATGAAACTCCAATTCGTAACCTGTGGTATTGACATTGAAAACGGCGGCTATGAAGAATTCGGTATTCCCGGCAATATCCTGGCAAACTATCTCCGCGAAAACGGAATCATTCCAGAAAAATGCGATTTAAACGATATCCTTTTCCTCATGACTCCGGCGGAAAGCAAAACTAAGATGGACGATCTCGTTGCCAAACTGATCCGTTTTGAAAAGTTGATTGATGAAGATGCTCCGATGGCGGAAGTGCTTCCGTCCATCTATAAAGCCTACGAAGACAAATACAAAGGATATACGATCCGCCAGCTTTGCCAGGAAATGCATGATTTTTATAAGGACAGAAAAGTCTTCACCCTTCAGAAAAACCTCTTCCTGCATGACTACCTGCCGGAATACGTCATTAATCCGCAGGAAGCCCAGTATGAATTCATGCGCGGACATGGCGAACTGGTGGACTTGGAACAGGCGGAAGGCCGCCTCGCGCTGGAAGGTGCACTTCCCTATCCGCCAGGTGTACTCTGCATCCACCCGGGTGAAAGATGGTCCAAAACTGCCGTTAAATACTTCCTTGACCTTGTAGAAGGCATTAATCAGCTTCCCGGCTTTGCTCCGGAAATCCAGGGCGTTTATGTCCAGGAAGCGGAAGACGGCAAGAAACATGCTTACGGCTACGTCATGAAGAAGGAATTTGATAAGAAGTAA